The following is a genomic window from Saprospiraceae bacterium.
TCCTGCTCTCATTTTTGGAGTGTGATTTTAGACATCATAATAATAATCAACATAGATTTTGAGTATAAAATTTTAGGAATACGAATCAGTTTTGTACCTTTGCAAGAGAATAAGAAGGGGTTTTCTGGAGCATATATTTCAATGATCCCTACGAGTGCCGGAAGTGTAAATTATACCCATTACCATTAACATATATTGAAGAATGACAGATCAGTTTAAAAAATTAAGCAAGCATGAGTGGGAGTTGTTGGTCGAAGCTATTCCATTAATTGGCATACTGATTGCAGGTGCAGACGGAGAGATAGATGAAGAAGAGATGGATTGGTCAAAAAAGATTACCCATATCAGAAGCTATAAAATGAAAGGTAGTGTGAAGTCATATTATGAAGAAGTAGACAGGGATTTTGAAACAAAACTTATGCACTATTCTGAAGTTTTACCTTCAGGTGTTGAAGAACGTACAGAAATAATTTCTGAAAAACTTCGTCATCTGAACCCTATCTTAGCCAAGTTGGATTCTGATCTTTCATATAAATTGTATAAAGGATTTTTAAGTTTTGCTGATCATGTGGCCAAAGCTTCAGGAGGAGTTATGGGCTTTTTTGCGGTCAATAAAGAAGAAGCAAAATTATTAACCCTGCCAATGCTTAATCCGATCTATTTTGATGGTACTGAAGAAGAATAAGTAATGTGATGCGATAGGAATATCTATGATGTAAAAAAAAATACTATCTGCTTTTTCTCTTCCCGCTATTCCTGAAATCTTTAAATGATTTGTTTGCCTTATTTGTTTTTGGCTTGAACTTTTCAGATTTTATTTCTTGTTTGATTTTTGTTGAGGATATTTTTAAATTTGGGTCAATCTTCAAGAGAGGATATAGATCTTGTTGTGTCATAGAAATAAACTTACCGGGTACAAGCTTACCTATTTTAAGACCTTCTATCTGTACTCTGACTAAGCGTAATACCGGATAACCTACGGAAGCAAACATCTTTCGGATCTGACGGTTTTTTCCTTCTGTGATCTCTATCAAAACCCAGGAGTCAGGAATACTGGCTCTGTATCTAACCGGAGGAATTCTTTCTGGCAGCGTAGGTGGCTTAGGAAGTTTTTTTAACGTGCAGGGTAGGGTGCGGTACGTACCCTTTTCCAGTTTGATATCTACACCTTTACAAAGCAGGGTGATGGCCTTTTCATCTATATCATTTTCAA
Proteins encoded in this region:
- a CDS encoding pseudouridine synthase, whose product is MDFKYYVFYKPYNVLTQFTKERENHQTLSDFLNIEKDVYPVGRLDKDSEGLLVLTNDKSLNDQLLNPSKKHKKTYIVQVENDIDEKAITLLCKGVDIKLEKGTYRTLPCTLKKLPKPPTLPERIPPVRYRASIPDSWVLIEITEGKNRQIRKMFASVGYPVLRLVRVQIEGLKIGKLVPGKFISMTQQDLYPLLKIDPNLKISSTKIKQEIKSEKFKPKTNKANKSFKDFRNSGKRKSR